The window CCGTACGCTACCGCGCCGCAAGAAAGCAGGCTCGTCGTACATCTGAAGCTCCTGCGCGCCGACGGGACTGGAAGCAGGGATGGCTTGACGAGGATAGCCTCCGCTAGTAGCGACAGCAGCAGCCTCTTGCATCGCAGGGAATGCTTCCTGGACGTGCAGCTCAGAGACCGATACAGCAGACGTCGCAAAGCCCGTCGCTACCAAGGTGATGCTAATCTCCTCGCAGGGTTCATCCCTCATGACGATGCCGTGGATGATGTTAGCTTCACTGCCAGCAGCTTCCTCAATGAGCTGCATAGCCTCCGAGACTTCATACATCGCCAGGTCCGAGCCGCCAGTAATGTTGACCAGCACTCCACGCGCCCCTGCAATGGTAATCCCCTCCAGGAGCGGTGAATTGAGAGCAGCCTGAACTGCCTCAATAGCCCGGTGTTCACCGCGTCCCCAGCCCATCCCCATGAGGGCATCTCCCATGCCCTTCATGATCGTCCGCACATCGGCGAAATCGACGTTGATGTAGCCGCAGCCCGCGACGATATCTGCAATTCCGCGGGTTGCGTTGTAGAGCACCTCGTCAACCCGCTGGAAGGCCTCCCGGACGCTGGTATTCCGGTCAATGATGCTGAGGAGACGCTGGTTGGGCACGATGATGAGAGCATCCACATGCTTCCGCAGCTCAGCGATCCCAGCCTCTGCAACTTGCATCCGATGCCGTGCCTCCCACTGGAAGGGCTTCGTCACAATAGCCACCACTAATGCACCCAGCTCCTGCGCAATACGGGCCACAACCGGTGCTCCCCCTGTTCCTGTACCGCCCCCCATACCAGCCGTAATGAAGACCATATCGCTGCCAACCAGAGCATCGCGAATCTCGTCAGCGCTCTCCTCCGTTGCCTGCCGCCCTACAGCAGGATCAGAACCTGATCCCAGGCCTCGCGTTAACTCTTTGCCCAGTTGGATTTTGACCGGTGCCCGATTGACTGCCAACGCTTGGATATCCGTGTTCGCCGCGATGAAATCAACGCTCCGAAGGCCACGTTCAATCATCGTATTGATGGCATTCCCGCCAGCGCCTCCAATACCGATCACTCGAAGGCAGGCACCATGCCGTATCGTTGGTTCCAAAGCGATCATGGCGCCCTCGGTTTGTAGGTTGGACATACCGCTACCACTCCGTGAAGAGTGCTTTCAGACGCTGGAAGAGTGAGCGCTTCCGAGGCTGTGGCTGGTTTCGCTGCTCTAAAGCAAACAAGACCAGCCCAACAGCGGTTGAGTACATTGGATGAGCTATCTCCGAGGCTAGGCCGCCACAGGCCGTCGGGAAGCCAATCTTGACCGGCATCTGGAGGACCCGTTGCGCTAACTCGTCGACGCCTCGTAGAAGAGCTGTCCCGCCCGTCAGCACCACCCCAGCCGGCAGCCGGTTGAGATATCCAGCACGGTGTATCTCTCCGAGCACGAACTCCAGGATCTCCTCCACGCGCGGTTGGATGATCTGGCAGAGGAGGCTCTTGCTAATCTCCATCGGCCTCCGTCCCCCGATGCCGGGGATAGAGAAGAGCTCGTCGTGGAGGATGCTCTCCGACAGAGCGTGTCCGTAGCGCTGCTTGATCTCCTCAGCCTGCGCTGCAATAATCCCGAGGCCACGTCGGATGTCATCGGTGATCTGTCGCCCGGCAATCCCAAACATTGCCGTATACCGCAACACCCCCTCCTCGAAAATGGCGATGTCGGTCGTGCCCCCACCAATGTCCACTAGCGCCACTCCAACCTCGCGCTCCTCAGGCTCTAAGACAGCATAACTGCTGGCAAGGGGCTGAAGCACGACGTGCTCCACGTGGAGTCCAGCACGCTCAACACACCGAAAGAGGTTCTGGAGTGCTGTCGATAATGCCGTAACGATGCAGACTCGCGCTTCCATACGGACTCCGCTCATTCCGACCGGATCGGAGATGCCGTCCTGGCCGTCCACGATGTACTCTTGGGGGATGAGGTGGAGAATCACCCGATCCGGTGGCAATGCAACCCTCCGGGCCTCCTCCAACAGCCGGGCAACGTCATCGGCTGTGATGACTCGATGGGGATTGGAGATGGCAACGACGCTGTGCGTCTGCTGAGCCCGCACATGGTCTCCGGCAATCCCAACGGTGACGCGCTCAATTCGAATACCCGAGCGCTGCTCGGCCTGTTCTACCGCCCGCGTAATCGAGTGGATGGTCTTCTCGATGTTGACGACCACACCGCGGTTTAGACCTTCACTGGCAGCAGTACCGATACCAAGCACTTGTAGCTCCCTGCTCTCTGGCTGGCGCTGGGCAACCAAGGCGCAGACCTTTGTGGTGCCGATATCTAAGCCGACAACGATATCCTGCGTCTGCTGTTGGCGGTTCATCTCGCGCCTCATTGCAATGCTGTCTCCTGTTGGACTAGTGGCCGTACGACGACAACCCCTCGCCAGCGCAGGTCCACCCACAGTGGCAGATCAGAGGCAGCGAACCGTCGAAAGTGCAGCCACTGGCGCCATTTGCTGAGCACCCGCCCAGTATCGCCGATGCAGAGGACAGTTCCATTACGCAGCTGGACATTCCAGCCGCAGAACTCATCCCAACGGATGACGGCAACAGAGTCACGTGGAACGTGACGGAGGAGGTGGAGGACAGCATCCCTTGCCGCTGTCCCCTCTGAAGGAAGCTCAACCCTCGGAATCTGGGTCAGAAGCCACTGGGACGGCACAGGCAGCACCGCTCCCGTCGCATCCAGCAGCCGAACACCGTTGGCCACCTGAAGTGCAGCCACGATGTCCCGCTCCTGGACAGCCACTTGGACTACCCCAGGAGCACTCCAGTAAACATCAACGGAGGCAATCAACGGGTGTTGCTGGAGCGCCGCACGCCACTGTTCTAAGTCTACCTGCCCGTGGAGACGCTGTGCTGTTGGCAACAGCGCCAGCAGCTCCGTTGTATCTACGTGGTGAACACCCTCGAAGGAAACCCGCTGGATGGGCTGCCGCTGCCACCAAGCAACGGCCACGAGAATGGCCACTGCGACGAGTCCTACAGCCGCCCCCACGTAAGGTAGCACCCCCCTCTTCTGGGTCTTTCGCCCAGAAGGGGCCACCCTCGAACGGGATGCGCCCTCCACCCCTCGCAGACGCGAGCTGTATTCTCGCCACTCCCTCATCTGCTGCTGCATACCTACAGGAGTGCTGCAGCTCCTGCAGGCATTGAAGAAGACGCCACAAATTTAGCACAACAGGCACAAACCGTCAAGGCCCTGGCATGCCAGAAGATAGAAAGAACAAGGGGACCAAGCCGACCGCGTCGCGCCGCCTCCAGGCCTACCGTTGCTTCCTTCCGGACCTGGCGGGGTTGAGCCTGTAGCAGCCGCGCGGGACTCGGTCCCAGTGCGAAATTAGCTGATCCACGCCTCTCGCGGCTCTATTGCCTTCGGCGGCTTTGCTAATTTCGTCGCTAGCAGTAGGCTCAGACCATGCGACCTGAGGTTGCCGCCCTCTTAGGCAAAGAATTCCGCTGCCTCGACAAGGGCTTCGTGCGGCTCGTGGATGTTATGGGAGATGACGCTGCAGTAGTCCAGGCTGCCCGTGTCTCATACGGCGAAGGAACTCGCACCGTTAGCGATGACCGCAAGCTTATTCGCTACCTCATGCGCCACCGCCACACTTCTCCGTTCGAGATGGTGGAGTTCAAGTTCCACGTCAAGCTCCCCATCTTCGTAGCGCGGCAGTGGATTCGGCACCGGACTGCGAACGTCAACGAGTACAGCGGTCGCTACTCCGTTATGCGGGAGGAGTTCTACGTGCCGGAGCTCTCCCAGCTCCGTCCACAACATCCCATCAACAAGCAAGGCCGTGCCGAAGAACCCTTTCCCCTAGAGATTGCCCGAGCACTGCAGGAACGGATTCAGCACACACAGGCTCAGCTATATGCCGAGTACCAGTTCCTGCTGCAGCAAAACCTTGCCCGCGAACTCGCCCGGATTACGCTGCCCCTGTCGGTGTACACGGAGTGGTACTGGAAGATCGACCTGCACAACCTCTTCCACTTCCTGCGCCTGCGGTTGGATGACCATGCCCAGTATGAGCTCCGCGTCTACGCACAGGCAATTGCCGAGATCGTCAAGGTCGTCGTCCCCCTCTGTTGGGAGGCTTTTGAGGACTACGTCCTCAACGCCCTCACCTTCTCCCGCCTCGAGCAGCGGGCGTTAGCCCGTCTACTCCGCGGAGAACCTCTCACGGAACAGCTTCTAGAGGAATCTGGACTCCAGGGGCGTGAAGCCCGGGAATTCCGGGCAAAGGTACACCAAATCCTCAGCATGAACGATGAGGGAGGCACTCCGTAGCGGCCCCGTCTTGCTTGCTGCGGTTATCGGCCTCCACTGCTCGTATCCCTCGCTACCTCCCACAGAAGCCCCGGAATTCGCAGAAGTTCGCCCTCCCGCAGGCTTCCCTCCCATCCCGGTACCACCAGACAACCCGCTAACACCCGAACGGATCGCCCTCGGACGCCTTCTCTTCTACGACTCAGCCCTATCGCCGACCGGGACTGTGGCCTGCGCCTCATGCCACCGACAGCAGTATGCCTTTGCTGATTCTAGATCCCTTAGCCCCGGCACTCACGGCCGTAAGCACTGGCGGAATACCCCCTCATTAGCAAACGCTGTTTACGTCCCCACGCTCCTACGGGACGGGGCATCCAACAGCTTGGAGCAGGAAATCCTTGCAGTCCTCACCTCACCCCTCGGGTTTGGCTGGACAGACACCACCGCGCTATCGAACCGGCTACAGCGGCATCCAAGCTACAGAGAAGCGTTCCGCCGTGCCTTTGGGACCGCCCCTTCAGCAATGCTGGCAGCAAAAGCATTAGCAGCTTTCGTCCGAGCGCTTTTGAGCGGAAGTTCGCCCTATGACCGCTTCCGCGCTGGGGATTCTTCCGCGCTGAGTCCTCAGCAACACCAGGGCATGCAGCTCTTCTTCCGCGTGGGTTGTGCTGAGTGCCATCCCCCACCCCTCTTTACTGACCACCGTTTTCACTGCAATGGACTGCTGGCCCACTACTGGGACGCGGGCCGAGCTGGCGTTACAGGCCGGCCGGCTGACTACGCTCGCTTCCGCACTCCCAGCCTCCGTAACGTCGCAGTTACCGCTCCGTACCTACACGATGGCTCTCTCGGCACTCTCCATGAGGTCCTACAGCGCTACAACCGTGGCGGCTATCCCGTCGCCTCCAAGGACCCGCGCATTCGCCCCTTGGGACTCTCAGCGGAAGAAGTAGAGGCCCTCGCAGCGTTTCTGCACAGCCTCACGGATTCCTCGCTCCTCCACAATCCCCTCTATGGCCCACCACGGTAAGGCCGTCAGTCGTAGAGCTCTGCCACGTGTGCCAAGCCTACTGGGTCCAGTACCCGAATGTGGCGATGATCAACCGACACCAGTCCCTTCCGCTGGAAGTCGCTCAGCAAACGGATGACCGTCTCGGGAGCGGTACCAACCAACTCTGCTAACTCGCGACGCGTCATGCTGGTCTTGAGGGCTCCCGACTCGTCCTCGCCGAAAAGCTCCCGAAGGTAGAGGAGGATTTCGGCCAGACGCTGCGGTACTGTCTTCTGGGCCAACGAGGCCAGCCGGCTTTCGGCCGTACGTAGGTCGCGTGCTAACAGCTCCGTTATAGCAGCCATTAGGCCTGCATTGCGGCGGAGTACCTCGAAGAAAGTCGGCCGTGGGATGAAGCAGACGATGCAGTCCTCCAGCGCTTCAGCCGTGGCTGTGTAATGCTCGTTGCTGAGTAGGGCACGGTAGCCTAAGAGGTCCCCTTGCTTGGCAAGGCGCACAATGACCAAGTTCCCGAGCGCGTCGCTCCGGTAGAGCTTCACAGCACCTTGGTGGACGCAGTAGATGCCAGCCGGATAGCTCCCCTCGCGAAAGATAATCTCACCACGCCGGTAGAAATAACACCCTTTGACCTCGTCTAGTGCAGTAGCCTCACCCTGCTCAAGGGTCCGGAGAGCGTTGTGGGAGCGTAGGGGACAGTACTCACACGTTGGGACGGCAACCTGCCGCGCCATGAGCCGGCTTCTGCGAGCGCTCTCCGCAAAAATACGCGACGCTCGCTGAAACGTCCGATGTACTTAGTCCCCAACCTCCTGTCACCACCTGTACAAAACTCCGAAGCTGAGCAGCGGGAACTTGCTGAGACTGCCATCCACTGCCACGGTGACCGGCCCTATAGGCTGGGCAACGCCAAGAGTCAGCTTCCAGTTGGTATCCGTCAGCAGAGGACGCACTACCTGGGGCTTTGTATCGCCAGGCTGTTCAGGTGTAGGCCGCTTATCCTCCGGCAGTAACCCCAGCCGGAGCTGTACTTCTATGGGCAACACGAAGGTGTACTCCGACTCAATCTGTATCCGCTCCCAGGCAGCACCGAGGTAGAGCAGCGTCCCTAGCCGAGGAAGGACATAGGCAGCATGCACGTTCGCACTCCATATCGCCGCCCAAGCACGGAGGCGGGCTCCTGTCTCCCCAATGGTATTCCGGAGCGCCGTACCCTGGTACACAACCTGAACCGCCGCTTGCACTGGCGCTCCCGCAGCCTCCCAGTACTGGGACAGCGAGTGCGTCAACCCAATCCCCCAGAAGGCAAAGTGCCCGACGTTACGGTCCCACTGTACAGGCGGGATGAGACGAAGTAGAAGCTCTGTCCCCCACAGAGCGCCGAGCTCGACCTGCGGCACAGCAGCGAAGATAGTGTGCATATTCTGGCCCGGTGGAAGCTCAAAGCGGACAGCAGGGACACGTGCCAACGCCGAATCCAGTGTTGCTCGTGCTGCTGGAGAGAGCATCTGGTACAGCGGATCACGCTGAATTCGCCGGATGAGGTAGTCCCGGGGAATCACAATCCCCGCCGGCAGGTACCCGAAGACCGTCGCTGCCCGCTCTGGGAGTCTGATGCTATCCTCCCGAATGCCCTCGTAGAAGAGATACCGCAGGATGCTAGCGATGAGCCCAGCCGTATCCACGATCACCAGCACGGGCTGGTTGTTGACAAATCGCAGCTGGGCATAGGGCTCCAGCCGCAGCACGCTGTCGTTTGGTGCCCGTGGAACGTAGGTACGCTGGCTTTCGCGAACCAGCCCCACCATGGAGTGGAAACCAAAGCGGAAGTAGAAGCTCTGCTTGCTGGGTGGGAGCGGCGCATGTCGGAAGAAGCGCGAGTTAGAGATGGCATTCACTGTTGTCACGAGGGGCTGCATGAATGGAATGGCATTCAACTCCATGAGGTCACGGGCAAACCACCGCGCTACCTCCACAGTCAAAGAATCAGCACGACGCTGAGCTGCCGCGCTCCCTATTACCACAGTAAGGAGAACCACCGCGCGCCACCGCATCCCAGCACCCCACCACATTGCAGCCTCAGAACACCTTCTTGCGAAGCACCAAGTAGATAGGCACCGCGACGATGCCGAGCAGGATGAGGAAGGCAAGATTCAGGGTAAACTCTACGACGAAGCCTAGTACCCAGCCTACCAGGCGGAGGACGCCGTATGCCAAGAACAGCGAGAGCGCTATTGCCGCAGCCGTCCTGAGAGATTCTCGCACTGCTGTAGCCTCCAGTTCAACAAAAAGAGGAGGCGGGCTTTGCAACCCGACCTCCTCATCATCGTAGCGGGGGCAGGACTTGAACCTGCAACCTCCAGGTTATGAGCCTGGCGAGCTACCCATTGCTCCACCCCGCGATCATCCGGAGCACAAAATTACAAACTGGCAGCGATACAATGGTAGCTCCCTTCACAAGCCACGTGTATAGTCCAAGGCTGCTGCAACGTGCCGCCGGAAGAGCTCGCGAAATACCGGAGCGGCCGGGGTTGGATGTTCCGGACTGAGCCACCAGAACCAATCGGAGCCTTCAGCGACAAGGAGGTGCTCGTATGCCCTCTTCCACACCTCGGGTGGTAGACGATGGCGAGTCGCTTCCAGCTCCTCACGCGCAGTACGTAGTAGCTCCCAAGCCTCATTGTGTTGCTCTGTCCCTATCCAGATGCGCAGAGATCCCTCTACCCAGGAACCAGTGTGGAACCGCGGTAGCTTCGGCAATTCTCCCTCCTCAGCCTCCTTCAGCACATCTTGGCAAGTTGCTGTCGTTACCCATGGCTCTGTTCTAAAGCGCTCAACGAGAGCCCGCAAGAAGGACACCCCATCGTCTGGATAGCTATCCCAGCAGTTCTCTCCGTCCACAGCGATCATGACGCTTGCAACCCTCATGATGCCTTCTCCATACGTCCGCAGCAATTCGCTGCGGATGTCCCAAAGGTGGCGGAAGAGGTCTTCAACAGCCCTTTCGGGTCCCCACTCCCAGTACCGGAAGCTGATTACGTCCGAGAGTTCACGATCGCGGAAGAATACAACGAGTGGCCCTGCTGGGGTCAGTATGCGATGCGGCAGGTACTTCTGTAGCGTCGGTGCAGAAGGCAGCGAACGGAAGAGCTGGACTTCATCTGTAGCTGTCCATCGAACCCCGGAGGCTGCCATCCAGTGGAGTGCCTCTGTGCTGAGTGCGCCCTCCGGAGGCCACATTCCCTCAGGAACTCTGCCGAGCAGCATCCAACAGAGCTGCCGTGCCCGGACGCAGTGCATCCACGTGTCAGCCGGAAAGCGGAAAGGAGGATGCGGAAGAGGCAACTCGGGATCGCTCTCCCTGGCAGCGTCGGTATCGCACACCAGAGGCAGCACCGGATGGTAGAACGGCGAGCAGCTCAGTTCAATACCGCCGTTCCCGATTGCCCAACGCAAGGCTGACAATGCTTCTCCCGCCAGTGCCCGCTGCAGACGGACGAGCATGCAGAGGTCATCTCCACGAAAGCCTCGGGCCCGCCGAAACCATTCGTCCACAACGGGCATAGCAGAGCGGTGCGGAGCCATCCACACCAACTGAAGCCACATCTGGAGATCACGCCACTCCTGCTCTTCGAGCAGCTCACCCGCCTGCCAGCGTTGCCATATGGCTTCCAACTCTGGAAAGCGCCGGAGGAGCGGGCGCGGCGGTTCAACCATCTTCCAGTATGGCTGGCGCTGTTGCTCAGGACCACCCGCACTTGCCCAAAGGCTCAGCTCTTCCATCGTGTCCAAGGGATGCCCAGCAGCATAGTCCACCAGTTGCTGCAGCAGGGAAGGCACGACGTTGAAGACGCAGCGGAAATCCGCAAGTTCAGCGAAGAAGCGGAATAGCGGTAGGTAGTCCTTCACTGCCCGCAGCCGCACCCATGGCAGCAGCGCTCGCCCCTGCCAGCGGTAGTCCGGCTGATGGTAGTGCCACAGGAAGACAACACGTAATGGCAACATTAGCGTCAGCGCAGCGTCACGATCGTCACCCCCGCTCCCCCTTCAGTGGCGTCAGCTAAGCGATACTCTGCCACAGCCGGGTGGGTTGCCAGAAACTGGTGGAGTGCCTGGCGGAGAGCTCCTGTACCCTTGCCATGGATGATTCGCACCTGGAGGGCATTGCCTTGGAGCGCTTTGGCCAGAAAGCGGTCAACAGTCGAAATCGCCTCAATTGCCCGCATCCCACGGACATCGACACTAGTAGGGGCAATGACGAGTGGGACATCGTCCGTCGGACGGGCTGTTCCTTCGCGCGGAGGCTTTGCCGGCTGGAGCTTTTCAACACCAACGTGCAGCTTCAGGCCATCGAACTCCACAACTGCCATCCGACGGTGCTCATCAAGTTCCAAGATGCGCCCTGGTGTCTGCATCCCCTCCATTCGCACCCACATCCCAGGAGCAAATGAAGCCGCTACCTCCGAAGCCACCCCTGAAGGCTCCTCTTCTGGAACGCTTAGAGCTTGAAGGATGGCCTCTCGCTTCTGGAGGAACTCCTGGCGGATTTCATTCAAGGGGCGCTGCTGCTCCCGAATCTCCCGGATTGTCCGCTCGATGAGACTCTGAGCTTGTTGGAAGAGCTGGCGTACTTCTTGCCGGGTCTGGCCGAGAAGCTCTGTCCGGCGCTGCTGGAGATGGCGGAGCTGCTCTTCGTAGCGCTGGAGGAGCTGCTGGGCCCGCTCTGCACGCTCTCGTGCCTCCCGCTCTAACTGCTGCCACTGCTGGCGAAGGGCCTGTACGGCAGCAATCCCCTCCTCCAGCTCCCGATGGCGACTGCCTAAGAAGGCCTCAGCTCGACGGATCAACGACTCTGGGAGACCAAAGTTTGCAGCAATCGCAAAAGCATAGCTGTTGCCAGGAACTCCAGGCAGGAAGCGGTACGTGGGCTGCAACCGTGCTTGGTCGAACTCCAGCGAATCGTTCTGAATCCCCTCCCGATGGAGCGCGAAGACTTTGAGGGACGATTGGTGCGTGGTCACCACGAAGTAAGCCTGGCGATGAAGGAGCTCTTCGATGATGGCTGAAGCTAGCGCTGCGCCCTCAGTCGGATCCGTACCAGCACAGATCTCGTCAATCAGCACCAACGTTCTGGGGCCACTACACTGGAGGATGTCACGAATCCGCACTACCTGCCAGCTGAACGTACTCAGGTTCTGCTCGATCGACTGTTGGTCCCCAATAGCCGTCAGCACTGTGAGAACGGGTGTTCGGCAGTAGCCCAAGGGGAAGATACCACTGAGCGCCAGCAAGATGTT is drawn from Candidatus Kapaibacterium sp. and contains these coding sequences:
- the ftsA gene encoding cell division protein FtsA yields the protein MRREMNRQQQTQDIVVGLDIGTTKVCALVAQRQPESRELQVLGIGTAASEGLNRGVVVNIEKTIHSITRAVEQAEQRSGIRIERVTVGIAGDHVRAQQTHSVVAISNPHRVITADDVARLLEEARRVALPPDRVILHLIPQEYIVDGQDGISDPVGMSGVRMEARVCIVTALSTALQNLFRCVERAGLHVEHVVLQPLASSYAVLEPEEREVGVALVDIGGGTTDIAIFEEGVLRYTAMFGIAGRQITDDIRRGLGIIAAQAEEIKQRYGHALSESILHDELFSIPGIGGRRPMEISKSLLCQIIQPRVEEILEFVLGEIHRAGYLNRLPAGVVLTGGTALLRGVDELAQRVLQMPVKIGFPTACGGLASEIAHPMYSTAVGLVLFALEQRNQPQPRKRSLFQRLKALFTEW
- a CDS encoding Crp/Fnr family transcriptional regulator, with translation MARQVAVPTCEYCPLRSHNALRTLEQGEATALDEVKGCYFYRRGEIIFREGSYPAGIYCVHQGAVKLYRSDALGNLVIVRLAKQGDLLGYRALLSNEHYTATAEALEDCIVCFIPRPTFFEVLRRNAGLMAAITELLARDLRTAESRLASLAQKTVPQRLAEILLYLRELFGEDESGALKTSMTRRELAELVGTAPETVIRLLSDFQRKGLVSVDHRHIRVLDPVGLAHVAELYD
- a CDS encoding endonuclease MutS2, with translation MKQVEQELVQAALTELEFPKVIQQIASLCLSELGREKVLELRPTTDLEWLQREHGILEEMVRLLRQGVPFPWTPVPDVRRQLRKSTIENAMLLPTELVDVRELLQLSRAVRQELIRQAELPLLRALGEQLYQNRLLERHISDAVDETGGVRDAASRELARIRAEMQRVAASLRTRLRRILRRFVEDELAMDEFITQREGRFVVPIRVEHKNHIPGIIHGVSQTGATVFLEPAEIFELNNELALLADAERREIERILRVLTAEVGSCAAELLHSLEILALLDSLYARARYAVLYGGQKPTIAEDGEIVLQQIVHPLLVAARGRSAVVPLDIEFRSTVRGHLISGPNAGGKTVALKSVGLNILLALSGIFPLGYCRTPVLTVLTAIGDQQSIEQNLSTFSWQVVRIRDILQCSGPRTLVLIDEICAGTDPTEGAALASAIIEELLHRQAYFVVTTHQSSLKVFALHREGIQNDSLEFDQARLQPTYRFLPGVPGNSYAFAIAANFGLPESLIRRAEAFLGSRHRELEEGIAAVQALRQQWQQLEREARERAERAQQLLQRYEEQLRHLQQRRTELLGQTRQEVRQLFQQAQSLIERTIREIREQQRPLNEIRQEFLQKREAILQALSVPEEEPSGVASEVAASFAPGMWVRMEGMQTPGRILELDEHRRMAVVEFDGLKLHVGVEKLQPAKPPREGTARPTDDVPLVIAPTSVDVRGMRAIEAISTVDRFLAKALQGNALQVRIIHGKGTGALRQALHQFLATHPAVAEYRLADATEGGAGVTIVTLR
- a CDS encoding glycoside hydrolase family 57 protein — its product is MLPLRVVFLWHYHQPDYRWQGRALLPWVRLRAVKDYLPLFRFFAELADFRCVFNVVPSLLQQLVDYAAGHPLDTMEELSLWASAGGPEQQRQPYWKMVEPPRPLLRRFPELEAIWQRWQAGELLEEQEWRDLQMWLQLVWMAPHRSAMPVVDEWFRRARGFRGDDLCMLVRLQRALAGEALSALRWAIGNGGIELSCSPFYHPVLPLVCDTDAARESDPELPLPHPPFRFPADTWMHCVRARQLCWMLLGRVPEGMWPPEGALSTEALHWMAASGVRWTATDEVQLFRSLPSAPTLQKYLPHRILTPAGPLVVFFRDRELSDVISFRYWEWGPERAVEDLFRHLWDIRSELLRTYGEGIMRVASVMIAVDGENCWDSYPDDGVSFLRALVERFRTEPWVTTATCQDVLKEAEEGELPKLPRFHTGSWVEGSLRIWIGTEQHNEAWELLRTAREELEATRHRLPPEVWKRAYEHLLVAEGSDWFWWLSPEHPTPAAPVFRELFRRHVAAALDYTRGL
- a CDS encoding methylamine utilization protein gives rise to the protein MREALRSGPVLLAAVIGLHCSYPSLPPTEAPEFAEVRPPAGFPPIPVPPDNPLTPERIALGRLLFYDSALSPTGTVACASCHRQQYAFADSRSLSPGTHGRKHWRNTPSLANAVYVPTLLRDGASNSLEQEILAVLTSPLGFGWTDTTALSNRLQRHPSYREAFRRAFGTAPSAMLAAKALAAFVRALLSGSSPYDRFRAGDSSALSPQQHQGMQLFFRVGCAECHPPPLFTDHRFHCNGLLAHYWDAGRAGVTGRPADYARFRTPSLRNVAVTAPYLHDGSLGTLHEVLQRYNRGGYPVASKDPRIRPLGLSAEEVEALAAFLHSLTDSSLLHNPLYGPPR
- a CDS encoding FtsQ-type POTRA domain-containing protein gives rise to the protein MREWREYSSRLRGVEGASRSRVAPSGRKTQKRGVLPYVGAAVGLVAVAILVAVAWWQRQPIQRVSFEGVHHVDTTELLALLPTAQRLHGQVDLEQWRAALQQHPLIASVDVYWSAPGVVQVAVQERDIVAALQVANGVRLLDATGAVLPVPSQWLLTQIPRVELPSEGTAARDAVLHLLRHVPRDSVAVIRWDEFCGWNVQLRNGTVLCIGDTGRVLSKWRQWLHFRRFAASDLPLWVDLRWRGVVVVRPLVQQETALQ
- the thyX gene encoding FAD-dependent thymidylate synthase, with protein sequence MRPEVAALLGKEFRCLDKGFVRLVDVMGDDAAVVQAARVSYGEGTRTVSDDRKLIRYLMRHRHTSPFEMVEFKFHVKLPIFVARQWIRHRTANVNEYSGRYSVMREEFYVPELSQLRPQHPINKQGRAEEPFPLEIARALQERIQHTQAQLYAEYQFLLQQNLARELARITLPLSVYTEWYWKIDLHNLFHFLRLRLDDHAQYELRVYAQAIAEIVKVVVPLCWEAFEDYVLNALTFSRLEQRALARLLRGEPLTEQLLEESGLQGREAREFRAKVHQILSMNDEGGTP
- the ftsZ gene encoding cell division protein FtsZ encodes the protein MIALEPTIRHGACLRVIGIGGAGGNAINTMIERGLRSVDFIAANTDIQALAVNRAPVKIQLGKELTRGLGSGSDPAVGRQATEESADEIRDALVGSDMVFITAGMGGGTGTGGAPVVARIAQELGALVVAIVTKPFQWEARHRMQVAEAGIAELRKHVDALIIVPNQRLLSIIDRNTSVREAFQRVDEVLYNATRGIADIVAGCGYINVDFADVRTIMKGMGDALMGMGWGRGEHRAIEAVQAALNSPLLEGITIAGARGVLVNITGGSDLAMYEVSEAMQLIEEAAGSEANIIHGIVMRDEPCEEISITLVATGFATSAVSVSELHVQEAFPAMQEAAAVATSGGYPRQAIPASSPVGAQELQMYDEPAFLRRGSVRVVSASSSVLEQPAFLRKLVD